Proteins found in one Thermoleophilaceae bacterium genomic segment:
- a CDS encoding TIGR03557 family F420-dependent LLM class oxidoreductase has product MAEIQHWFSGAHEQFKPSSLLEQAVEAERAGFDAIACSDHFQPWWEPGESGMAWTWLGSVAQATQRVPVGTAVTAPVYRYHPALVAQAWATLEEMYPGRTFLGIGSGESLNESPLGMDWPSVGEQIERMEEALEIINRLFAGERLDTIGHFRMKQAYLHTNPGRRPPIYVSAFGEQAAGVAARHGDGLWTLADPEAVPDLIDAYRSAAEDAGRDPGKIILQAGFSWAEDDDAAFEGAKPFKATMPDEFYTDDWHDPKAMAKHADEKHSDEEFREQFIIGSDPEAHVQKIREIEQLGADVVVLMNNSGADPVRAVKIYGEKVLPALKGARV; this is encoded by the coding sequence ATGGCCGAGATCCAGCACTGGTTCAGTGGAGCCCACGAGCAGTTCAAGCCCAGCAGCCTGCTCGAGCAGGCCGTGGAGGCCGAGCGCGCCGGCTTCGACGCCATCGCGTGCAGCGACCACTTCCAGCCGTGGTGGGAGCCGGGAGAGTCCGGCATGGCGTGGACCTGGCTCGGCTCCGTGGCGCAGGCCACCCAGCGGGTGCCGGTGGGCACCGCCGTCACCGCGCCCGTATATCGCTACCACCCGGCGCTCGTGGCGCAGGCGTGGGCAACGCTCGAGGAGATGTATCCCGGCCGCACGTTCCTCGGGATCGGCTCCGGGGAGTCGCTCAACGAGTCGCCGCTCGGCATGGACTGGCCTTCCGTTGGCGAGCAGATCGAGCGCATGGAGGAGGCCCTCGAGATCATCAACCGGCTGTTCGCGGGCGAACGTCTCGACACGATCGGCCACTTCCGGATGAAGCAGGCGTACCTGCACACGAATCCGGGCCGCAGGCCGCCGATCTACGTGTCGGCGTTCGGCGAGCAGGCGGCGGGAGTGGCGGCTCGCCATGGAGACGGCCTCTGGACGCTCGCGGATCCCGAGGCGGTGCCGGATCTGATCGACGCCTACAGGTCGGCCGCGGAGGACGCGGGCCGCGACCCCGGCAAGATCATCCTCCAGGCGGGCTTCTCATGGGCCGAGGACGACGACGCCGCGTTCGAGGGAGCGAAGCCCTTCAAGGCCACGATGCCGGACGAGTTCTACACCGACGACTGGCACGACCCGAAGGCGATGGCGAAGCACGCGGACGAGAAGCACTCGGACGAGGAGTTCCGCGAGCAGTTCATCATCGGCTCCGATCCGGAGGCGCACGTGCAGAAGATCCGCGAGATCGAGCAGCTCGGAGCCGATGTGGTGGTGTTGATGAACAACAGCGGTGCGGATCCGGTGCGTGCGGTGAAGATCTACGGCGAGAAGGTGCTGCCTGCCCTGAAGGGCGCGCGCGTCTAG